One segment of Bradyrhizobium sp. WD16 DNA contains the following:
- the hmgA gene encoding homogentisate 1,2-dioxygenase translates to MNYNAAPDAMARATGQVAPGYMSGFGNSFETEALPGALPIGRNSPQRCAYGLYAEQLSGSPFTAPRGSNERSWLYRIRPSVKHSGRFAKFDAGLWRTAPCTEHEMPIAQLRWDPAPLPGGEVSFLQGVQTMTTAGDAATQAGMAAHVYAITASMVDQHFYNADGEMMFVLQQGRLRFVTEFGIIDAEPAEIVVIPRGVKFRVELPAGPARGYLCENYGGALTLPERGPIGANCLANARDFLTPVAAYEDNDTPTELVVKWGGALWSTMLPHSPIDVVAWHGNYAPYKYDLRTFSPVGAIGFDHPDPSIFTVLTSPSETAGTANIDFVIFPERWMVAENTFRPPWYHMNIMSEFMGLIYGVYDAKPQGFTPGGISLHNCMLPHGPDREAFDHASNGELKPVKLEGTLAFMFETRYAQRVTRHAATSPTLQDDYADCWKGLEKRFDPSVPSPNDR, encoded by the coding sequence ATGAATTACAACGCAGCTCCTGACGCCATGGCCAGGGCTACCGGCCAGGTCGCGCCCGGCTACATGTCGGGTTTCGGCAACAGCTTCGAGACCGAGGCGCTGCCCGGCGCGCTGCCGATCGGGCGCAATTCGCCGCAGCGTTGCGCCTACGGCCTCTATGCCGAGCAGCTCTCCGGCTCGCCCTTCACCGCGCCGCGCGGCAGCAACGAGCGCTCCTGGCTCTATCGCATTCGCCCCTCGGTGAAGCATTCCGGCCGTTTCGCAAAATTCGATGCCGGCCTGTGGCGCACCGCGCCCTGCACCGAACACGAGATGCCGATCGCCCAGCTGCGCTGGGATCCGGCGCCGCTGCCGGGCGGCGAGGTGAGCTTCCTGCAGGGCGTGCAGACCATGACCACCGCCGGGGACGCCGCTACCCAGGCGGGCATGGCGGCGCATGTCTATGCCATCACCGCCTCGATGGTCGATCAGCACTTCTACAATGCCGACGGCGAGATGATGTTCGTGCTGCAGCAGGGCCGGCTGCGCTTCGTCACCGAGTTCGGCATCATCGACGCCGAGCCGGCCGAGATCGTGGTGATTCCGCGCGGCGTCAAGTTCCGCGTCGAGCTGCCGGCGGGTCCGGCCCGCGGCTATCTCTGCGAGAATTACGGCGGCGCGCTCACCCTGCCGGAGCGCGGTCCGATCGGCGCCAATTGCCTCGCCAACGCCCGCGACTTCCTCACCCCGGTCGCCGCCTATGAGGACAACGACACCCCGACCGAGCTGGTGGTGAAATGGGGCGGGGCGCTGTGGTCGACCATGCTGCCGCATTCGCCGATCGACGTGGTCGCCTGGCACGGCAATTATGCGCCCTACAAATACGATCTGCGCACCTTCTCGCCGGTCGGCGCCATCGGCTTCGACCATCCCGATCCGTCGATCTTCACGGTGCTGACGTCGCCGTCGGAAACGGCGGGGACCGCCAATATCGACTTCGTCATCTTCCCCGAGCGCTGGATGGTGGCGGAGAACACCTTTCGTCCGCCCTGGTACCACATGAACATCATGTCGGAATTCATGGGCCTGATCTACGGGGTCTACGACGCCAAGCCCCAGGGCTTCACCCCGGGCGGCATCAGCCTGCACAACTGCATGCTGCCGCACGGTCCCGACCGCGAGGCGTTCGATCACGCCAGCAACGGCGAACTGAAGCCGGTCAAGCTCGAGGGCACGCTCGCCTTCATGTTCGAGACCCGTTACGCGCAGCGTGTCACCAGACACGCCGCGACCTCGCCGACATTGCAGGACGATTACGCCGATTGCTGGAAGGGGCTCGAAAAGCGCTTCGACCCTAGTGTCCCGTCTCCGAATGACCGCTAA
- a CDS encoding MarR family winged helix-turn-helix transcriptional regulator, whose protein sequence is MPKFDLLRFIPFRMNRLAAEISTALSSEYRDRYGIEVPEWRVIATLGFRDGPCTAQHIVHSTRTHKSTISRAVTSLLARGLIERVESAEDRREYSLQLSGEGKTLYQGLIPRLLNREKQIVGCLSPLELQQFENALDKIEKSLGLAQGDEVEAETSPRRTGAGE, encoded by the coding sequence ATGCCGAAATTCGACCTGCTCCGCTTCATTCCCTTCCGCATGAACCGGCTCGCCGCCGAGATCTCGACGGCGCTGTCGAGCGAATATCGCGACCGCTACGGCATCGAGGTTCCGGAGTGGCGCGTGATCGCCACCCTCGGCTTTCGCGACGGGCCCTGCACCGCGCAGCACATCGTGCACAGCACCCGCACCCACAAATCGACCATCAGCCGCGCCGTCACCAGCCTGCTCGCCCGCGGCCTGATCGAGCGGGTGGAAAGCGCCGAGGACCGGCGGGAATACAGCCTGCAGCTTTCCGGTGAAGGCAAGACCCTCTATCAGGGACTGATCCCGCGGCTGCTCAATCGCGAAAAGCAGATTGTCGGCTGTCTCTCCCCGCTCGAATTGCAGCAGTTTGAAAACGCGCTCGACAAGATCGAAAAGAGCCTCGGTCTCGCTCAGGGCGATGAGGTGGAGGCCGAGACGAGCCCGCGGCGCACCGGCGCGGGGGAGTAG
- the fahA gene encoding fumarylacetoacetase, with the protein MTHPNDPSLRSFIAVAPTSDFPIQNLPYGVFSTPADPAPRVGVAIGDFILDLAALEAAGLLDAGAPVFAKPAINDFMALGPQAWTQVRRRISQLLRRDHPELRDNAALRQRALVARKDARLHLPLAVAGFTDFYSSKEHASNVGAMFRDKSNPLLPNWLHIPIGYNGRASTVVVSGTPVRRPCGQLKPPTAETPVFAPSRRLDFELEMGVVIGQGSRLGERLTEAQAEDMIFGFTLLNDWSARDVQQWEYVPLGPFQAKAFATTISPWIVTREALESFRVAGPRQDPEPLPYLRQSGRNNYDMTLDVSLRSAQMDAPQRICRTNFKYMYWSSVQQLVHHASSGCAMNVGDLLGSGTISGPERDQRGSMLELSWSGAEPLPLASGESRSFLEDGDTLSITGWCQGEGYRIGFGECEGTIQPAT; encoded by the coding sequence ATGACCCATCCCAACGATCCGTCCCTGCGCTCCTTCATCGCGGTCGCTCCGACCTCGGATTTCCCGATCCAGAACCTGCCCTACGGCGTGTTCTCGACGCCGGCCGATCCGGCGCCGCGGGTCGGCGTCGCCATCGGCGATTTCATCCTCGACCTCGCCGCGCTCGAAGCGGCGGGCCTGCTCGATGCCGGCGCGCCGGTGTTCGCGAAGCCCGCGATCAACGACTTCATGGCGCTCGGGCCCCAGGCGTGGACGCAGGTGCGGCGGCGGATCAGCCAGCTGCTGCGCCGCGATCATCCCGAGCTGCGCGACAATGCGGCGCTGCGCCAGCGGGCGCTCGTCGCCCGCAAGGATGCGAGGCTCCACCTGCCGCTTGCGGTCGCCGGTTTCACCGACTTCTATTCGTCGAAGGAGCACGCCAGCAATGTCGGCGCCATGTTCCGCGACAAGTCCAATCCGCTGCTGCCGAACTGGCTGCACATCCCGATCGGCTATAACGGCCGCGCCTCGACCGTGGTGGTGTCCGGCACGCCGGTGCGGCGGCCCTGCGGCCAGCTCAAGCCGCCGACCGCGGAGACGCCGGTGTTCGCCCCCAGCAGGCGGCTCGATTTCGAGCTCGAGATGGGCGTCGTGATCGGCCAGGGCTCGCGGCTCGGCGAGCGCCTCACCGAGGCGCAGGCGGAAGACATGATCTTCGGTTTCACGCTGCTCAACGACTGGAGCGCGCGCGACGTCCAGCAATGGGAATATGTGCCGCTCGGCCCGTTCCAGGCCAAGGCCTTCGCCACCACCATCAGCCCGTGGATCGTGACCCGCGAGGCGCTGGAGTCGTTCCGCGTCGCCGGCCCCCGGCAGGATCCCGAGCCGCTGCCCTATCTGCGCCAGAGCGGGCGCAACAATTACGACATGACCCTGGATGTGTCGCTGCGCAGCGCACAGATGGACGCGCCGCAGCGCATCTGCCGCACCAATTTCAAGTACATGTACTGGTCGTCGGTGCAGCAGCTCGTCCATCATGCCTCGTCCGGCTGCGCCATGAACGTCGGCGACTTGCTCGGATCGGGCACCATCAGCGGGCCGGAGCGCGACCAGCGCGGCAGCATGCTGGAATTGAGCTGGAGCGGCGCCGAGCCGCTGCCGCTCGCCTCCGGCGAGAGCCGCAGCTTCCTCGAGGACGGCGACACGCTCTCGATCACCGGCTGGTGCCAGGGCGAGGGCTATCGTATCGGCTTCGGCGAGTGCGAGGGCACGATCCAGCCGGCGACGTGA
- a CDS encoding DUF2783 domain-containing protein → MALSTRSNFAKPDDAFRLVVEAHRGLSDEASSALDAALVLVLANHVGDIEVLREAIALARRGAGIDAAPQAT, encoded by the coding sequence ATGGCGCTCTCGACCCGATCCAATTTCGCCAAGCCCGATGATGCCTTCCGCCTGGTGGTGGAGGCCCATCGCGGTCTTTCCGACGAGGCCTCCAGCGCGCTCGACGCCGCGCTGGTGCTCGTCCTCGCCAACCACGTCGGCGACATCGAGGTGTTGCGCGAAGCGATTGCGCTCGCAAGACGCGGCGCCGGCATCGATGCCGCGCCGCAGGCGACCTGA
- a CDS encoding MBL fold metallo-hydrolase encodes MTTKGTGTNGSAKGFASTTDLAEKKVTFSEIGTDLYAFTAEGDPNSAVIVGDDGCVVFDAQATPAMAKSVIERVRTVTDKPIKYVVLSHYHAVRVLGASAYHAQGIVASQETHRLIQERGKQDWDSEYGRFPRLFRDAESIPGLTWPTLTFEGEMTIYLGKREVKLMQLGAGHTSGDIVAFVPDAEVMFSGDLIEYHSACYCGDAYLREWPMTLNAILDFKPKAIAPGRGDALKGLSTTREAIAMTRDFVTTLYSAAEHAVARGRSLKEAMAASREVMDPKFSNFAIYEHCLPFNVSRAYDEASGIDDPVIWTAERDREMWAALQGE; translated from the coding sequence ATGACCACCAAGGGAACTGGCACCAACGGATCTGCCAAGGGCTTCGCCTCGACCACCGACCTCGCCGAGAAGAAGGTGACGTTTTCCGAGATCGGCACCGATCTCTACGCCTTCACCGCGGAGGGCGATCCCAATTCGGCGGTGATCGTCGGCGACGACGGCTGCGTGGTGTTCGACGCCCAGGCGACACCGGCCATGGCGAAAAGCGTGATCGAGCGGGTGCGCACCGTCACCGACAAGCCGATCAAATATGTCGTGCTGTCGCATTATCACGCCGTGCGCGTGCTCGGCGCCTCGGCCTATCACGCCCAGGGCATCGTCGCTTCCCAGGAGACCCATCGCCTGATCCAGGAGCGCGGCAAGCAGGACTGGGATTCCGAATATGGCCGCTTCCCGCGCCTGTTCCGCGACGCCGAGAGCATTCCCGGCCTGACCTGGCCGACCCTGACCTTCGAGGGCGAGATGACGATCTATCTCGGCAAGCGCGAGGTCAAGCTGATGCAGCTCGGCGCCGGCCACACCTCGGGCGACATCGTCGCCTTTGTGCCGGACGCCGAGGTGATGTTCTCGGGCGACCTGATCGAATACCACTCCGCCTGCTATTGCGGCGACGCCTATCTGCGGGAATGGCCGATGACGCTCAACGCCATCCTCGATTTCAAGCCCAAGGCCATCGCGCCGGGCCGCGGCGACGCGCTCAAGGGCCTCTCCACCACCCGCGAGGCGATCGCCATGACCCGCGATTTCGTCACGACGCTCTACAGCGCCGCCGAGCATGCGGTGGCCCGCGGCCGATCGCTCAAGGAGGCCATGGCCGCCAGCCGCGAGGTCATGGATCCGAAATTCTCGAACTTCGCCATCTACGAGCACTGCCTGCCGTTCAACGTCTCGCGGGCCTACGACGAGGCTTCCGGCATCGACGACCCGGTGATCTGGACCGCCGAGCGCGACCGCGAGATGTGGGCGGCTCTCCAGGGAGAGTGA
- a CDS encoding FAD-dependent oxidoreductase, with protein MSGHAATQFGYRRHPDQERAEPAHHPVVVVGAGPIGLSLAIDLAARGQAVVLLDDADRIGEGSRAICFSKRSLEYWDRLGVGRRMVDKGVVWQVGRIFHGADQLYQFDLLPEPGHKMPAFINLQQYYAEAFLVDRIADFPEISLRWRNKVTALDQRNDHVVVTIDTPEGPYRLAACYLIACDGARSSLRGMVGADFAGQVFEDQFLIADVRMAADFPTERWFWFDPPFHAGRSALLHRQPDNVWRIDLQLSSDADPAVEKRPENVRPRIARMLGHDKFEFEWISLYKFQCRRMAHFVHGRVIFAGDAAHQVSPFGARGANSGLEDAENLAWKLTRILQGRSPEGLLQSYDIERGTAADENIRESTRSTDFMAPSTKEETRLRKAVLGLARETEFAKRMVNGGRLSVPSVYDTPLSSGDVDSWQGGLRPGTSMADAPLVGAAGEETFLSDVLMRSRAGFTLLEFANGGAAPAPDGVAVVRVGDGAAYADRTGLLQARYDGAPGSAYLLRPDGYVAARLRHPRRAAIEAALMRACALQ; from the coding sequence ATGAGCGGACACGCCGCGACCCAGTTCGGCTATCGCCGGCATCCGGATCAGGAGCGCGCCGAGCCGGCGCATCATCCGGTGGTGGTGGTCGGTGCCGGCCCGATCGGGCTGTCGCTGGCGATCGATCTTGCGGCACGCGGCCAGGCGGTGGTGCTGCTCGATGACGCCGATCGCATCGGTGAAGGCTCGCGCGCGATCTGCTTCTCCAAGCGCTCGCTGGAATATTGGGACCGGCTCGGCGTCGGCCGGCGCATGGTGGACAAGGGCGTGGTCTGGCAGGTCGGGCGCATCTTTCATGGCGCCGACCAGCTCTACCAGTTCGACCTGCTGCCGGAGCCGGGCCACAAGATGCCGGCTTTCATCAACCTGCAGCAATATTACGCCGAGGCCTTCCTGGTCGATCGCATCGCCGATTTCCCCGAGATCAGCCTGCGCTGGCGCAACAAGGTGACCGCGCTTGACCAGCGCAACGATCATGTCGTCGTCACTATCGACACCCCCGAGGGGCCGTACCGCCTTGCCGCCTGCTACCTGATCGCCTGCGACGGCGCGCGCTCGTCGCTGCGCGGCATGGTCGGCGCCGATTTCGCCGGCCAGGTGTTCGAGGACCAATTCCTCATCGCCGATGTCAGGATGGCGGCGGATTTCCCCACCGAGCGCTGGTTCTGGTTCGATCCGCCGTTCCACGCCGGCCGTTCGGCGCTGCTGCATCGCCAGCCGGACAACGTCTGGCGCATCGACCTGCAGCTCAGCTCCGATGCCGACCCGGCCGTGGAGAAGAGGCCGGAGAACGTCAGGCCGCGGATCGCGCGCATGCTCGGCCACGACAAGTTCGAATTCGAGTGGATCTCGCTCTACAAGTTCCAGTGCCGGCGCATGGCCCATTTCGTCCATGGCCGGGTGATCTTCGCCGGCGATGCCGCCCATCAGGTTTCGCCATTCGGCGCGCGCGGCGCCAATTCGGGTCTCGAGGATGCGGAAAACCTCGCCTGGAAGCTGACGCGGATTCTTCAAGGCCGCTCGCCGGAGGGACTGCTGCAGAGCTACGACATCGAGCGCGGCACTGCTGCCGACGAGAATATCCGCGAGTCGACCCGCTCCACCGATTTCATGGCGCCATCGACCAAGGAGGAGACGCGGCTGCGGAAGGCGGTGCTCGGCCTCGCCAGGGAAACCGAATTCGCCAAGCGCATGGTCAATGGCGGCCGCCTGTCGGTGCCTTCGGTCTATGACACGCCGCTGTCGAGCGGCGATGTCGACAGCTGGCAGGGCGGGCTGCGGCCGGGCACCTCGATGGCCGATGCGCCGCTGGTCGGTGCGGCGGGCGAGGAGACCTTCCTCAGCGACGTCTTGATGCGGTCACGCGCGGGTTTTACGCTGCTGGAATTCGCCAACGGCGGAGCCGCGCCCGCGCCGGACGGCGTTGCGGTGGTCCGTGTCGGCGACGGCGCAGCCTATGCGGATCGCACCGGGCTGTTGCAGGCGCGCTATGACGGCGCCCCCGGCAGCGCTTATCTGTTGCGGCCGGACGGTTACGTGGCGGCCCGCCTACGCCATCCCCGCCGCGCTGCGATCGAGGCGGCGCTGATGCGCGCCTGTGCGCTGCAGTGA
- a CDS encoding sorbosone dehydrogenase family protein, protein MAAVITVPVVTGGAGAAELKKYESGAKEFWTHPPDDWFLGDETEAQKGLAPPSGPPTGASDKELAEIVSKVKLPQGFKMEVYASGVLAARQMAWGDKGTLFVGSFGLGNVYAITDEGGKRTVKTILKGLKMPTGLAFRDGALYVIDIDKLYRYDNAEANLDKMPEPKVVYDDMPPYAAHGWKYLVADKDGWFYIPFGPPFNIGIPPTSVSQIRRVDPKTGNAEIVALGVRNSVGGDIDPRTGKYWFTENARDWLGDNLPSDKLNVINRHGEHFGYPYCHQGDIPDPKFAMGHKCSEFVPPVLKLGYHVAPLGMKFYTGSQFPAKYKNAMFIAEHGSWNRHKYQGGRIVVVTADPDGRNARQEIFASGWINGDQSYLGRPADIILAKDGAILVADDWAGAIYRISYSKDRLSSNAK, encoded by the coding sequence ATGGCCGCGGTGATCACCGTCCCAGTGGTGACCGGCGGCGCCGGCGCCGCCGAACTCAAGAAATACGAATCCGGCGCCAAGGAGTTCTGGACCCATCCGCCGGACGACTGGTTCCTCGGGGATGAGACCGAGGCGCAGAAGGGCCTTGCGCCGCCGTCCGGACCGCCGACCGGCGCATCCGACAAGGAACTCGCGGAGATCGTCTCCAAGGTCAAGCTGCCGCAGGGCTTCAAGATGGAAGTCTATGCCAGCGGCGTGCTCGCCGCGCGGCAGATGGCCTGGGGCGACAAGGGCACGCTGTTCGTCGGCTCGTTCGGCCTCGGCAATGTCTACGCCATCACCGACGAGGGCGGCAAGCGAACGGTCAAGACCATTCTCAAGGGTCTGAAGATGCCGACCGGGCTCGCCTTCCGCGACGGCGCGCTCTACGTCATCGATATCGACAAGCTCTATCGCTACGACAATGCCGAGGCCAATCTCGACAAGATGCCGGAGCCCAAGGTCGTCTATGACGACATGCCGCCCTACGCGGCCCACGGCTGGAAATACCTGGTCGCCGACAAGGACGGCTGGTTCTACATTCCATTCGGCCCTCCCTTCAACATCGGCATTCCGCCGACCAGCGTGTCGCAGATTCGCCGCGTCGACCCCAAGACCGGCAACGCGGAGATCGTCGCGCTCGGCGTCCGCAACAGCGTCGGCGGCGACATCGATCCGCGCACCGGCAAATACTGGTTCACCGAGAATGCCCGCGACTGGCTGGGCGACAATCTGCCGAGCGACAAGCTGAACGTCATCAACCGGCACGGCGAGCATTTCGGCTATCCGTATTGCCACCAGGGCGACATCCCGGATCCGAAATTCGCCATGGGCCACAAGTGCTCGGAATTCGTCCCGCCGGTGCTGAAGCTCGGCTACCACGTCGCGCCGCTCGGCATGAAGTTCTACACCGGCAGTCAATTCCCGGCGAAGTACAAGAATGCCATGTTCATCGCCGAACACGGCTCGTGGAATCGGCATAAATACCAGGGCGGGCGCATCGTCGTGGTGACCGCCGATCCCGACGGCCGCAACGCCAGGCAGGAAATCTTCGCTTCCGGCTGGATCAACGGCGATCAGAGCTATCTCGGCCGGCCCGCCGACATCATCCTCGCCAAGGACGGCGCGATCCTGGTGGCCGACGACTGGGCCGGCGCGATCTATCGCATCAGCTACAGCAAGGACCGCCTCAGCTCGAACGCGAAGTAA
- a CDS encoding c-type cytochrome: MHPRLAFAALPLLPLLACLVPPAGAADVAAIKDKLELCVSCHGKDGISDQQEIPSLAGQPDLFLQWQLIYFRGGARKSPQMSPVAADLTNEDVRNLGAHFAALKPPAAPADDPDPQLSAAGAKLVAQRRCISCHSDNFAGTKATARLAGQREDYLVKALTDFKTGKRSGGGVAAMADVAYGLQDDEVKALAHYLAHFKG, from the coding sequence ATGCACCCACGCCTCGCCTTTGCCGCCCTGCCGCTGCTTCCGCTGCTCGCCTGCCTCGTGCCGCCGGCCGGCGCCGCCGATGTCGCCGCAATCAAGGACAAGCTCGAACTCTGCGTCAGCTGTCACGGCAAGGACGGCATTTCCGACCAGCAGGAAATTCCCTCGCTCGCCGGCCAGCCCGATCTCTTCCTGCAATGGCAGCTGATCTATTTCCGCGGCGGTGCCCGCAAGAGTCCGCAGATGTCGCCGGTCGCGGCCGATCTCACCAACGAGGACGTCCGCAACCTCGGCGCCCATTTCGCCGCGCTCAAACCGCCTGCGGCACCGGCCGACGATCCCGATCCGCAGCTCAGCGCGGCCGGCGCCAAACTCGTGGCGCAGCGCCGCTGCATTTCCTGCCATAGCGATAATTTCGCCGGCACCAAGGCCACGGCGCGTCTCGCCGGCCAGCGCGAGGACTATCTCGTCAAGGCGCTCACCGACTTCAAGACCGGCAAGCGCTCGGGCGGCGGCGTCGCCGCCATGGCCGACGTCGCCTATGGCCTGCAGGACGACGAGGTCAAGGCGCTGGCGCACTACCTGGCGCATTTCAAGGGGTAA
- the maiA gene encoding maleylacetoacetate isomerase has product MSIESEATLYGYFRSSAAYRVRIALNLKGLSAHHRFVHLRKGEQTSPDYRKVSPAGLVPCWIEDGFHLAQSLAIIEYLDETHPQPPLLPSDPRLRAIAREIALVVASDIHPIGNLRVLNRLTAMGIDEAGRADWSKHWITEGFAAIEARLAELPGPFALGEAPTLADICIVPQVFNARRVGVDLSPYPRIRGIDQAAATLDAFAAAAPGRQPDAE; this is encoded by the coding sequence ATGTCGATCGAAAGCGAGGCCACGCTCTATGGCTATTTCCGCTCCAGCGCGGCCTACCGGGTGCGCATCGCGCTCAACCTCAAGGGGCTGAGCGCGCATCATCGCTTCGTTCACCTGCGCAAGGGCGAGCAGACCTCGCCCGACTACCGCAAGGTCAGTCCCGCCGGCCTCGTGCCCTGCTGGATCGAGGACGGCTTCCACCTCGCCCAGTCGCTCGCCATCATCGAATATCTCGACGAGACCCATCCGCAGCCGCCGCTGCTGCCGTCCGATCCCCGGCTGCGGGCGATCGCCCGGGAGATCGCGCTCGTCGTCGCAAGCGACATCCACCCGATCGGCAATCTGCGGGTGCTCAATCGCCTCACGGCCATGGGGATTGACGAGGCCGGCCGGGCCGACTGGTCGAAACACTGGATCACCGAGGGCTTCGCCGCGATCGAGGCGCGGCTCGCCGAACTGCCGGGCCCGTTTGCGCTCGGCGAGGCGCCGACGCTCGCCGACATCTGCATCGTGCCCCAGGTCTTCAACGCGCGGCGTGTCGGCGTCGATCTGTCGCCCTATCCGCGCATTCGCGGTATCGACCAGGCCGCCGCCACGCTGGACGCCTTCGCCGCCGCCGCGCCGGGCCGTCAGCCCGACGCCGAATAG
- a CDS encoding hemolysin family protein, whose translation MLALELVIVAVLIVVNGLLSMAELAIVSSRPARLEILSAKRVRGAEQALALASDPGKFLSTVQIGITLVGVLSGAFSGATLGERLSEWLGEFGLSAAVAPLLGVGLVVTAITYATLIVGELVPKQVALRDPEAIAVKVAPAMTLLARLSLPLVFLLDWSGKAILTLIGRGSETDERVSEEEIHHLVREAETAGVLEPGEKEMIAAVMRLGDRSVATVMTPRTDVDMVDLSDDQKTIRDILTNSPHSRLPVHDGDRDRPVGILQAKDVMTALLQHDRPDLGSLVREAPIVPASADARDVLAILKGAPVHIGLVYDEYGAFEGVVTAADILESIVGAFSTEAGPPEPAYVRRNDGSYLISGWMPADEVGDLLSIPISRRGGYHTVAGLVLQNFDHLPQVGDAFGFHGWRFEIVDLDGRRIDKILVTRMPTAQAGPDA comes from the coding sequence ATGCTGGCCCTTGAACTTGTCATCGTGGCCGTTCTCATTGTCGTCAACGGCCTGTTGTCGATGGCGGAGCTTGCGATTGTTTCGTCGCGCCCGGCGCGACTGGAAATCCTGTCCGCGAAACGGGTGCGCGGCGCCGAACAGGCGCTGGCGCTGGCCTCCGATCCCGGCAAGTTCCTGTCCACCGTGCAGATCGGCATCACCCTGGTCGGCGTGCTGTCGGGCGCCTTCTCCGGTGCCACGCTGGGCGAGCGCCTCAGCGAGTGGCTCGGCGAATTCGGCCTGTCTGCCGCCGTCGCCCCTCTTCTCGGCGTCGGGCTCGTCGTCACGGCGATTACCTATGCCACGCTCATCGTCGGCGAACTGGTACCGAAGCAGGTCGCGTTGCGCGACCCGGAGGCGATCGCGGTGAAGGTGGCGCCCGCGATGACCCTGCTGGCGAGGCTATCCCTGCCCCTCGTCTTCCTGCTCGACTGGTCGGGAAAGGCCATTCTCACGCTCATCGGGCGCGGCAGCGAGACCGACGAGCGCGTATCCGAAGAAGAGATTCATCATCTGGTGCGCGAGGCCGAGACCGCGGGCGTACTCGAGCCCGGAGAAAAGGAAATGATCGCCGCGGTGATGCGGCTCGGCGATCGGTCGGTCGCAACGGTGATGACGCCGCGGACGGACGTCGACATGGTCGACCTCAGCGACGACCAGAAGACCATCCGCGACATTCTGACCAACAGTCCGCATTCCCGCCTGCCGGTTCACGACGGCGACCGCGACCGGCCGGTCGGCATCCTGCAGGCCAAGGATGTGATGACGGCCCTGCTGCAGCATGATCGGCCGGATCTCGGCAGCCTCGTCCGCGAGGCGCCGATCGTCCCGGCCTCGGCGGATGCGCGCGACGTGCTGGCGATCCTCAAGGGGGCGCCGGTGCATATCGGGCTCGTCTACGACGAGTATGGCGCGTTCGAGGGTGTCGTCACCGCGGCCGACATTCTGGAATCGATCGTCGGCGCCTTCAGCACCGAAGCGGGGCCACCCGAGCCGGCCTATGTCCGCCGCAACGACGGCTCCTACCTGATTTCGGGCTGGATGCCGGCTGACGAAGTCGGCGACCTGCTCTCGATCCCCATTTCGCGCCGTGGCGGCTATCACACGGTGGCGGGTCTCGTGCTGCAGAATTTCGATCACCTGCCGCAGGTCGGCGACGCTTTCGGGTTCCATGGCTGGCGGTTCGAGATCGTCGACCTCGACGGCCGGCGCATCGACAAGATCCTGGTGACGAGGATGCCGACGGCCCAGGCGGGACCGGACGCGTGA
- a CDS encoding LysR family transcriptional regulator: MDQLAAMRAFVRVVEAGTFSQAAGSLRMPKPTITKLIQSLETHLTTKLLNRTTRRVTVTPDGAAYYERVVRFLGELDELDANMARSQAYARGRLRIDVGSALAVLVIIPALPDFYARYPEIQIDLGVTDRPVDMIGENVDCVIRGGNLGDQSLIARRIAEIGHATAAAPSYLERRGEPRHPSELQDHHIVNFFHPRSGRMLPLDFTANGERIETAGRHLIAVNDSIAYITAATAGLGIVQAPLFMLHKHIEAGRLRRILTEWSTEPLNVYVVYPPNRHLSNKVRVFVDWVADLFASHELIRMQG, from the coding sequence ATGGATCAGCTCGCCGCAATGCGCGCTTTCGTTCGTGTGGTCGAGGCCGGCACCTTCAGCCAGGCGGCCGGTTCGCTGCGGATGCCGAAGCCGACGATCACCAAGCTGATCCAGTCGCTCGAGACCCATCTGACCACCAAACTGCTGAACCGCACCACGCGACGCGTCACCGTGACGCCGGACGGCGCCGCCTACTACGAACGGGTGGTCCGCTTCCTCGGCGAACTCGATGAACTCGACGCCAACATGGCGCGGTCCCAGGCCTACGCCAGGGGCCGCCTGCGCATCGACGTCGGCTCGGCGCTGGCGGTGCTCGTCATCATTCCGGCACTGCCGGATTTCTATGCGCGCTATCCCGAGATCCAGATCGATCTCGGCGTCACCGACCGGCCGGTGGACATGATCGGAGAGAATGTCGACTGCGTCATCCGCGGCGGAAATCTCGGCGATCAATCGCTGATCGCCCGCCGCATCGCCGAGATCGGCCATGCGACCGCCGCGGCACCGTCCTATCTCGAACGCCGTGGCGAACCGCGCCATCCGTCCGAGTTGCAGGACCACCACATCGTCAACTTCTTCCACCCGCGCTCGGGGCGGATGCTGCCGCTGGATTTCACCGCCAATGGCGAACGGATCGAAACCGCCGGCCGCCATCTGATCGCGGTCAACGACAGCATCGCCTATATCACCGCCGCGACCGCCGGCCTCGGAATCGTCCAGGCGCCCCTCTTCATGCTGCACAAGCACATCGAGGCCGGCCGGCTGCGCCGGATCCTGACGGAATGGAGCACCGAACCGCTCAACGTCTACGTGGTCTATCCACCGAACCGGCACCTCAGCAACAAGGTGCGGGTCTTCGTCGACTGGGTTGCCGACCTGTTCGCCAGCCACGAGCTGATCCGCATGCAGGGGTGA